TCTGGCGCACGGTGATGCCCGCCGCCTCCATGGCCCGCACGAAGCCCAGGTTGCTCATCACCGTCGCGACCACGGTGTCGTCGGCCAGCCGGCCGGCGTCGCGCAGCCCGACGGCCAGGATCGCCAGGATCTGGTCTCCGTCGACGACGGTGCCGGTGGCGTCGACGGCCAGGCACCGGTCGGCGTCGCCGTCGACGGCGAAGCCCGCGTGGGCACCGTGGTCGACCACGGCCTGCTGCAGCCGCTCGAGGTGGGTGGAGCCGTAGCCGTCGTTGATGTTGAGGCCATCGGGCTCGGCGCCGATCGTCACCACGTCGATGCCGGCGTCGGCGAACGCGCGGGGGCCGACCTCGCTGGCCGCCCCGTGGGCGCAGTCGAGCACGACCCGCAACCGCTGCCCCCCGGCGTCCGAGTCGTCGAGCGACCCGTCGAGGGAGCCGTCGAGCGTGCGTACGAGGTGGGCGGCGTACTCCTCCGAGGTGGGGGCGTAGGGGCGCACCCGGCCGACGTCACCGCCGGTGGGTCGGTCCCATTCCTGACCGAGGTGGGCCTCGATCTCCCGCTCGAGGGCGTCGTCGAGCTTGACGCCGCCACGGGCCAGGAACTTGATGCCGTTGTCGGGCATCGCGTTGTGGGACGCACTGATCACCACGCCGATGTCGGCGCCCAGAGCGTCGGTGGCGTAGGCGACGCCGGGGGTCGGCAGCACCTCCAGCAGGAGCACGTCGACACCGGCCGAGGCCAGGCCGGCCACGATCGCGTGCTCGAGGAACTGCCCCGAGATGCGGGTGTCGCGGCCGACGACCGCCAGCGGACGTCGGCGTGCGTAGTCACCGTGGTCGACCAGGACTCGCGCCGCAGCCACGCCCAGGTCGAGCGCGAGCTCGGCCGTGAGGTGGCTGTTGGCGAGTCCGCGGACTCCGTCGGTGCCGAAGATGCGCGTCATCAAACCTCCTGGAACGACGAAGGTCGGCGGTCCGGGGAGGACCGCCGACCGACGTGGGCAGCCACGTGCCGAAGCACGCGGCCAGTGATCAGCGCTTCGAGAACTGCGGAGCCTTGCGGGCCTTCTTCAGACCGGCCTTCTTGCGCTCGATGACGCGCGAGTCGCGCGTGAGCAGCCCGGCCTTCTTGAGCGTGGCGCGGTTGGTCTCGAGGTCGATCTCGTTGAGGCACCGGGCGATGCCGAGGCGCAGCGCGCCGGCCTGGCCGGTGATGCCGCCGCCGTGGATGCGGGCGATGACGTCGAAGCGACCCTCGAGCTGCAGGGCGGCGAACGGCTCGTTGACCACCTGCTGGTGCAGCTTGTTGGGGAAGTAGGAGTCCATCGTGCGGCCGTTGATGCGGAACTGGCCGGTGCCGGGGACGATGCGCACGCGGGCGACCGCCTCCTTGCGACGGCCGGTGGCCGCCGCGGGGGCGATGGTCGCGGGACGGGCGGGGGTGTCGGCCGACGCGGAGCTCTCGGACGTGTAGGACACGCCGGACTCGTCGGGGGTGAAGGTCTCGTCGACCTCGGTGGCGTTTTCGGTCATGGGGTTTCTACCTGCTCAGTCTGTGGTTGAAGGTCGCGACTACTGGGAGATCTGCTTGATCTCGTGGGGCACGGCCTGCTGAGCGGCGTGCGGGTGCTCCGGGCCGGAGTAGACCTTGAGCTTGCCGAGCTGCTGACGGCTCAGCTTGTTCTTGGGGAGCATGCCCCAGACGGCCTTCTCGACGACCTTGCGGGCGTCCTTGACCAGGATGTCGCCGATGGAGGTCTCGGTCAGACCACCGGGGAAGCCCGAGTGGCGGTAGACCTTCTTGGTGACCTTCTTGTTGCCGGCGAGGGCAACCTTCTCGGCGTTGATGACGACGACGAAGTCGCCGCCGTCGACGTTGGGCGCGTAGGTGGCCTTGTGCTTGCCACGAAGGAGCGTCGCGCACTCGACGGCGAGACGGCCCAGTACGATGTCCTCGGCGTCGATGACGTGCCACGTGCGAGTGATGTCGCCGGGCTTGGGGGCGTAGGTACCCATGACCTTGCTTTCTGCGTTCGTAGGATCCGACCCGGGAATCCTCCCGGCGGAGGTGCTGCTCGCGTCTCTTGACGAACTCGGCCCGGCTGCCCTCGTGGTGGAGATGTGGTCGAGCTGGTGGTGCGGAGGGCTCCGGGACTGCACCGGCCCGGGTCAGGGGCACGGCACGGTAGGGACGCGACCGCCAAGACTACGGCCGGGCGCCGGTGTCCGCCAATCGACGGGCGTCGTGCGGGCCTCTGGCGGCGACGACTACCTTGGGAGGGTGACCG
The Nocardioides plantarum genome window above contains:
- the rpsI gene encoding 30S ribosomal protein S9, with translation MTENATEVDETFTPDESGVSYTSESSASADTPARPATIAPAAATGRRKEAVARVRIVPGTGQFRINGRTMDSYFPNKLHQQVVNEPFAALQLEGRFDVIARIHGGGITGQAGALRLGIARCLNEIDLETNRATLKKAGLLTRDSRVIERKKAGLKKARKAPQFSKR
- the glmM gene encoding phosphoglucosamine mutase, translated to MTRIFGTDGVRGLANSHLTAELALDLGVAAARVLVDHGDYARRRPLAVVGRDTRISGQFLEHAIVAGLASAGVDVLLLEVLPTPGVAYATDALGADIGVVISASHNAMPDNGIKFLARGGVKLDDALEREIEAHLGQEWDRPTGGDVGRVRPYAPTSEEYAAHLVRTLDGSLDGSLDDSDAGGQRLRVVLDCAHGAASEVGPRAFADAGIDVVTIGAEPDGLNINDGYGSTHLERLQQAVVDHGAHAGFAVDGDADRCLAVDATGTVVDGDQILAILAVGLRDAGRLADDTVVATVMSNLGFVRAMEAAGITVRQTAVGDRYVLEDMRTGGYNLGGEQSGHVIMSDHATTGDGLLTALHVLQRMTVTGQSLRDLAAVVTRFPQVLVNVPGVDKNRCDDPELVAAVTAEQTALGDSGRVLLRPSGTEPLVRVMVEAATSEGAQGVADRLAGVVRTRLALG
- the rplM gene encoding 50S ribosomal protein L13, whose amino-acid sequence is MGTYAPKPGDITRTWHVIDAEDIVLGRLAVECATLLRGKHKATYAPNVDGGDFVVVINAEKVALAGNKKVTKKVYRHSGFPGGLTETSIGDILVKDARKVVEKAVWGMLPKNKLSRQQLGKLKVYSGPEHPHAAQQAVPHEIKQISQ